One window of Solwaraspora sp. WMMA2056 genomic DNA carries:
- a CDS encoding alpha/beta fold hydrolase, translated as MTHDRTAAGMRYWQTGRGRQDVLLVHGWCCNHRFMKPIAAHLASWRRRVISVDMRGHGASPAGDRGFTVAELGADLRQLMVELDMTDVVLIGHSMGGVWSLAAAAEATDRVAALLLLDASVAVPPGTSEQVAALAESIRGDDPRQARIDIIRSFFIPESDPRLVDWTIDQMLRPSDTVAAATLDGLAGFVEAGGDAALTAWGRRLLYIGGPAPFGDYGRLRQLVPDAVIGQVAGSGHFFQFEVPRQTNAMISRYLRLWGPASW; from the coding sequence GTGACTCACGACCGTACCGCCGCCGGGATGCGCTACTGGCAGACCGGCCGGGGCCGTCAGGACGTCCTACTGGTGCACGGATGGTGCTGCAACCACCGGTTCATGAAGCCGATCGCGGCCCACCTGGCCAGTTGGCGACGCCGGGTGATCTCCGTCGACATGCGCGGCCACGGCGCGAGCCCGGCCGGTGACCGCGGCTTCACCGTCGCCGAGCTCGGGGCCGACCTGCGGCAACTGATGGTCGAACTGGACATGACCGACGTGGTACTGATCGGGCACAGCATGGGTGGGGTCTGGTCGCTGGCCGCCGCCGCCGAGGCGACCGACCGGGTCGCCGCGCTGCTGCTGCTCGACGCGTCGGTGGCGGTGCCGCCCGGCACCTCGGAACAGGTCGCGGCGCTGGCCGAGTCGATCCGCGGCGACGATCCCCGCCAGGCTCGCATCGACATCATCCGGTCGTTCTTCATCCCGGAGTCGGACCCGCGGCTGGTGGACTGGACGATCGACCAGATGCTGCGTCCCAGCGACACGGTGGCCGCCGCGACCCTCGACGGGCTCGCCGGCTTCGTGGAGGCAGGTGGTGACGCGGCGCTGACCGCATGGGGGCGGCGGCTGCTCTACATCGGCGGTCCGGCCCCGTTCGGCGACTACGGCCGGCTGCGGCAGTTGGTGCCCGACGCCGTGATCGGCCAGGTCGCCGGCTCCGGCCACTTCTTCCAGTTCGAAGTGCCCCGGCAGACCAACGCGATGATCAGCCGTTACCTGCGACTGTGGGGGCCGGCGTCCTGGTGA
- a CDS encoding glycogen debranching N-terminal domain-containing protein, with amino-acid sequence MTDALDTFFDAIGDERRVPPPASGTIQFNLVDDEQRVRTWAVTYREGRAVVDHRPPQRVDCTIDAPQRTFQALIEGRENVISLLLRNGVSVRGHLPLFLIFRRLLPPHADTAGAPSRARPIEAGQRAATAVDRPVSILYGNLFMISDRRGDIAPTPYAPFGLFFYDTRFLSHWRLTVDGQRMHTLSIDDLQYFESRFFQVPGEPTHYVDADLSVFRHRWVGDAFTEQIAVFNHREEPVRLRLRIEAAADFAEVLEVKDGYHTDREIVVTVEQDALRFRYERDTFFRETILSSSVAAQVDPGGMTFELSLDAHDTWCTDLTVKTFIRGAGNRDLRESLRSYAERPKPQVHQELDEWVASAPTLTCDYPPLRDAYRRSVVDLGALRYPGVNFREMLPAAGMPWFMTFFGRDSLISCLQSLPFVPSSSVPALRICALAQGTRDDPFRAEQPGKIPQESRYGESALFDEVSHAADFSAADTTPLFVVLLDEYERWTGDTALVRSLEFEARAALDWIDRHADLVGTGYVWYGPRETRTGLLNQSWKCSPGSVAFQDGRAATFPQATCEIQGYVYDARLRGARLARTCWGDPEFAERLERQAAQLRQRFNRDFWIADRGYFAHALQADGAQVDALTSNIGHLLWSGIVEPTKARSVVRHLMSPQLFSGWGVRTLATTAQGFNPVGYHTGTVWPFDNSLIAWGLRRYGYRTEAARVACAVLEAARYFEARLPETFAGYDRSLTKYPVPYSAAGTPHATSAGATLLFLRVLLGLEPYEGDLIVDPAVPEEMGHIELHDIPGRWGLVDALGRGRHDLGRPRRRSRRPGDPLRAAL; translated from the coding sequence ATGACCGACGCGCTCGACACCTTCTTCGACGCGATCGGCGACGAACGGCGGGTGCCGCCGCCGGCCAGCGGCACCATCCAGTTCAACCTCGTCGACGACGAGCAACGGGTACGTACCTGGGCGGTCACCTACCGCGAGGGCAGAGCGGTGGTCGACCATCGGCCGCCGCAGCGGGTCGACTGCACGATCGACGCGCCGCAGCGGACCTTCCAGGCACTCATCGAGGGCCGCGAGAACGTCATCTCGCTGTTGCTGCGCAACGGGGTGTCGGTCCGTGGCCACCTGCCGCTGTTCCTGATCTTCCGGCGGCTGCTGCCGCCGCACGCCGACACCGCCGGCGCGCCGTCGCGGGCCAGGCCGATCGAGGCCGGCCAGCGGGCCGCCACCGCGGTCGACCGGCCGGTGAGCATTCTCTACGGCAACCTGTTCATGATCAGCGACCGACGGGGCGACATCGCGCCGACGCCGTACGCGCCGTTCGGCCTGTTCTTCTACGACACCCGGTTCCTGTCCCACTGGCGGCTGACCGTCGACGGGCAGCGGATGCACACCCTTTCCATCGACGATCTGCAGTACTTCGAGTCGCGGTTCTTCCAGGTGCCCGGCGAACCGACGCACTACGTCGACGCCGACCTGTCGGTGTTCCGCCACCGCTGGGTCGGCGACGCCTTCACCGAACAGATCGCGGTGTTCAACCACCGGGAGGAGCCGGTGCGGCTGCGGCTGCGGATCGAAGCCGCCGCCGACTTCGCCGAGGTGCTGGAGGTCAAGGACGGCTACCACACCGACCGGGAGATCGTCGTGACGGTCGAGCAGGACGCGCTGCGGTTCCGCTACGAACGGGACACGTTCTTCCGCGAGACGATCCTGTCCAGTAGTGTCGCCGCCCAGGTCGACCCGGGTGGGATGACCTTCGAGCTGTCCCTCGACGCCCACGACACCTGGTGCACCGACCTGACGGTGAAGACCTTCATCCGTGGGGCCGGCAACCGCGACCTGCGGGAAAGCCTGCGCAGCTACGCCGAGCGGCCCAAGCCGCAGGTGCACCAGGAACTCGACGAGTGGGTAGCCAGCGCGCCGACGCTCACCTGCGACTACCCGCCGCTGCGCGACGCGTACCGGCGCAGTGTGGTCGACCTCGGTGCGCTGCGTTATCCCGGAGTGAACTTCCGCGAGATGCTGCCGGCCGCCGGGATGCCCTGGTTCATGACCTTCTTCGGCCGCGACAGCCTGATCAGTTGTCTGCAGTCGTTGCCGTTCGTTCCCAGCTCGTCCGTTCCCGCGCTGCGCATCTGCGCCCTGGCGCAGGGCACCCGGGACGACCCGTTCCGTGCCGAGCAGCCGGGGAAGATCCCCCAGGAGAGCCGCTACGGCGAGTCCGCCCTGTTCGACGAGGTGTCCCACGCCGCGGACTTCTCCGCCGCCGACACCACCCCGCTGTTCGTCGTGCTGCTCGACGAGTACGAACGGTGGACCGGTGACACCGCGCTGGTGCGTAGCCTGGAGTTCGAGGCTCGGGCCGCGCTGGACTGGATCGACCGGCACGCCGACCTGGTCGGCACCGGCTACGTCTGGTACGGGCCCCGCGAGACCCGCACCGGGTTGCTCAACCAGAGTTGGAAGTGCTCACCCGGATCGGTCGCGTTCCAGGACGGGCGGGCGGCGACGTTCCCGCAGGCGACCTGCGAGATCCAGGGCTACGTCTACGACGCCCGGTTGCGCGGTGCCCGACTCGCCCGGACCTGCTGGGGCGATCCGGAGTTCGCCGAGCGGCTCGAACGTCAGGCGGCGCAGCTGCGGCAGCGGTTCAACCGGGACTTCTGGATCGCCGACCGTGGCTACTTCGCACATGCCCTGCAGGCCGACGGCGCCCAGGTGGACGCGCTCACCTCGAACATCGGCCACCTGCTGTGGAGTGGCATCGTCGAGCCGACCAAGGCCCGATCCGTGGTGCGCCATCTGATGAGCCCGCAGCTGTTCTCCGGCTGGGGGGTGCGGACCCTGGCCACCACTGCCCAGGGGTTCAACCCGGTCGGCTACCACACCGGTACGGTGTGGCCGTTCGACAACTCTCTGATCGCCTGGGGCCTGCGCCGCTACGGCTACCGTACGGAAGCCGCCCGGGTGGCCTGCGCGGTGCTGGAGGCGGCCCGGTACTTCGAGGCGCGGCTGCCGGAGACCTTCGCCGGCTACGACCGTTCCCTGACCAAGTATCCCGTACCGTACTCGGCCGCTGGCACCCCGCACGCGACGTCGGCCGGCGCGACGCTGCTGTTCCTGCGGGTCCTGCTCGGCCTGGAGCCCTACGAGGGGGACCTGATCGTCGACCCCGCCGTGCCGGAGGAGATGGGGCACATCGAACTGCACGACATCCCGGGCCGGTGGGGACTGGTGGACGCGCTCGGCCGGGGCCGGCACGACCTGGGCCGCCCCCGCCGGCGCAGCCGCCGGCCCGGTGATCCGCTGCGGGCGGCGTTGTGA
- a CDS encoding D-arabinono-1,4-lactone oxidase, whose amino-acid sequence MTAGATTTRATWRNWSGGLCFTPDTVARPESVAAVSRTLRAAAARGMTVRPVGAGHSSAPLVRTDDVLIRVDGLPTGVLAPPVDGQVWVGAGTRLHELEEILRRHGLTVPNLGDVDTQAIAGAVGTATHGSGLGLPSLSAQVTGVRLVGADGAVRQIDAANDPHLLRAVQVSLGALGVFTAVRTRVVPAFHARRREWGLPVEECLATFDELLKVNRNVDFYWYPRRDDAHLRTVNPVADDPGPSPPPPSGCSEDRTGSSGAALIKRRSLRFHEMEYYVAAEAGPSCFQEVRDRIRARHRQHAAWRVLYRYVAADDAYLSPAYRRDSVTISVHQNETVPYREFFADIEPIFLAYGGRPHWAKIHQLQGSELRARYPQADRFLAARDQLDPDGRFLNDYLRRLLGL is encoded by the coding sequence GTGACAGCCGGTGCGACGACCACCCGGGCGACCTGGCGCAACTGGTCCGGGGGCCTGTGCTTCACACCGGACACCGTCGCCCGGCCGGAATCGGTGGCCGCGGTGAGTCGGACACTGCGTGCGGCGGCGGCCCGGGGCATGACGGTACGGCCGGTCGGGGCCGGGCACTCCTCCGCCCCGTTGGTGCGCACCGACGACGTGCTGATCCGGGTCGACGGGCTGCCGACGGGGGTGCTGGCACCGCCGGTCGACGGCCAGGTCTGGGTGGGTGCCGGTACCCGGCTGCACGAGCTGGAGGAGATACTGCGTCGGCACGGCCTGACCGTGCCGAACCTGGGTGACGTGGACACCCAGGCGATCGCCGGCGCGGTCGGCACCGCCACCCACGGCAGTGGTCTGGGGCTACCGAGCCTGTCGGCGCAGGTCACCGGGGTACGACTGGTGGGCGCCGACGGTGCGGTGCGGCAGATCGACGCCGCGAACGATCCGCACCTGCTGCGGGCCGTGCAGGTCTCGCTCGGCGCTCTCGGCGTGTTCACCGCCGTCCGCACCAGGGTGGTGCCCGCCTTCCACGCCCGGCGCCGTGAGTGGGGACTGCCGGTCGAGGAGTGCCTGGCCACCTTCGACGAACTGCTGAAGGTCAACCGCAACGTCGACTTCTACTGGTATCCCCGCCGCGACGACGCGCACCTGCGTACCGTGAACCCGGTGGCCGACGACCCTGGGCCGAGCCCGCCGCCGCCCAGCGGATGCAGTGAGGACCGGACCGGTTCCAGTGGCGCGGCGCTGATCAAACGGCGCTCGTTGCGGTTCCACGAGATGGAGTACTACGTCGCGGCGGAGGCGGGCCCGTCCTGTTTCCAGGAGGTCCGCGACCGGATTCGTGCCCGGCACCGCCAACACGCCGCCTGGCGGGTGCTGTACCGCTACGTCGCGGCGGACGACGCGTACCTCAGCCCGGCGTACCGGCGCGACAGCGTCACCATCTCGGTGCACCAGAACGAGACGGTGCCCTACCGTGAGTTCTTCGCCGACATCGAACCGATCTTTCTCGCCTACGGCGGCCGGCCGCACTGGGCGAAGATCCACCAGCTGCAGGGCTCCGAGCTGCGGGCACGGTACCCGCAGGCGGACCGGTTCCTGGCCGCGCGTGACCAGCTGGATCCGGACGGTCGATTCCTCAACGACTATCTGCGGCGGTTGCTGGGCCTGTGA
- a CDS encoding roadblock/LC7 domain-containing protein → MAYPVVTTGDVSRLLDDLVERVPQAQQAVALSPDGILLAWSKGVDHELGEQLSGVVAGLRALAVAVGQHAGTGRVRQIVIQMGTAFLFIAATPGGAIIAAVFDAGSDMDAVAYEVALFAGRADRHLPAFPAPEEPAQRGEPAEALVQGAHAG, encoded by the coding sequence ATGGCATACCCCGTGGTCACCACTGGTGACGTCTCCCGGCTGCTGGACGACCTGGTGGAACGGGTGCCGCAGGCACAGCAGGCGGTGGCGCTCTCCCCCGACGGCATCCTCCTGGCCTGGTCCAAAGGGGTGGACCACGAGCTGGGCGAACAGCTGTCCGGTGTCGTGGCGGGACTACGCGCCCTGGCGGTCGCGGTGGGTCAGCACGCCGGCACCGGCCGGGTCCGGCAGATCGTGATCCAGATGGGGACGGCGTTTCTCTTCATCGCCGCCACGCCTGGTGGGGCCATCATCGCCGCGGTCTTCGACGCCGGATCCGACATGGACGCCGTCGCCTACGAGGTGGCGCTGTTCGCCGGGCGGGCCGACCGGCACCTGCCGGCCTTCCCGGCGCCGGAGGAGCCGGCCCAGCGGGGCGAACCGGCGGAGGCACTCGTCCAGGGCGCCCACGCCGGGTGA
- a CDS encoding ABC transporter ATP-binding protein encodes MRARSLRLGYGDRVVVPQLDLDVVDGAVTAIVGPNGCGKSTLLRALGRLLRPTGGDVLLDGEQIQRMPTREVARRLGILPQAPSAPDGLTVADLVVRGRQPHQSWLRQWSRADEKIVAQALAWTGLSDLAERPVDTLSGGQRQRAWISMALAQGTDILLLDEPTTYLDLAHQIDVLDLVDRLHRERGRTVVMVLHDLNLAARYARHLVAMKDGRVLAAGAPAEMLTAELVEEVFGLRVMVIDDPASGTPLVVPLAGGAARASTME; translated from the coding sequence CTGCGGGCGCGGTCCCTGCGTCTGGGCTACGGCGACCGGGTCGTCGTACCGCAGCTGGACCTCGACGTCGTCGACGGCGCGGTCACCGCGATCGTCGGCCCGAACGGCTGCGGCAAGTCGACGCTGCTGCGGGCGCTCGGCCGGCTGCTGCGCCCGACCGGCGGTGACGTCCTGCTCGACGGGGAACAGATCCAGCGGATGCCGACCCGGGAGGTCGCCCGCCGGCTGGGTATCCTGCCGCAGGCACCCAGCGCACCGGACGGACTCACCGTCGCCGACCTGGTCGTCCGGGGCCGTCAGCCGCATCAGAGCTGGCTGCGGCAATGGTCCCGGGCCGATGAGAAGATCGTCGCCCAGGCACTGGCCTGGACCGGGCTCAGCGACCTGGCCGAACGACCGGTCGACACCCTCTCCGGTGGGCAGCGGCAGCGGGCCTGGATCTCGATGGCCCTGGCGCAGGGCACCGACATCCTGCTGCTCGACGAGCCGACCACCTACCTCGACCTGGCCCACCAGATCGACGTACTCGACCTGGTCGACCGGCTGCACCGGGAACGGGGCCGCACGGTGGTCATGGTGCTGCACGATCTGAACCTCGCCGCCCGGTACGCCCGGCACCTGGTCGCGATGAAGGACGGCCGGGTGCTGGCGGCCGGAGCGCCCGCAGAGATGCTGACCGCCGAACTGGTCGAGGAGGTGTTCGGCCTGCGTGTCATGGTGATCGATGACCCGGCCAGCGGCACGCCGCTGGTCGTCCCACTCGCCGGCGGCGCCGCACGCGCGTCCACCATGGAGTAG
- a CDS encoding alanine racemase: MTIDVHPYATGTDRFAVPAGLETPNLLLDLDVLERNLDEMAGHCRLHQVALRPHAKTHRVPQLARLQLDHGADGICVAKLGEAEAFAAAGVSRMTVAYPLVGTDKAQRAVQLARRCELTVGTDSVAGARTLSDAFVAAGRLLDVLLMVDSGFGRCGVAPADAARVAWDVAELPGVRLTGVMTFEGSVYGAVDRADLVARSRAAAATTLAAAEAIRAAGLSLSTVSLGSSAAARTVVAEPGVTEVRPGVYAFNDLGQIALGNATVATCAVRVLATVVSHPAPDRACIDAGSKSLGLDGLPATGRAADYPGYGLLADLPGWRIVRLSEEHGWLRWAGSGEPVPLAVGQRVQVVPNHVCMVFAGLGEVTALRGGEVAAVWPTIGPGASR; encoded by the coding sequence GTGACCATCGACGTTCACCCGTACGCCACTGGGACCGACCGGTTCGCCGTACCGGCCGGCCTGGAGACCCCGAACCTGCTGCTCGACCTCGACGTGCTGGAACGCAATCTCGACGAGATGGCCGGGCACTGCCGGCTGCACCAGGTCGCGCTGCGCCCGCACGCCAAGACGCACCGGGTGCCGCAGTTGGCCCGGCTGCAGCTCGACCATGGTGCCGACGGCATCTGTGTGGCCAAACTCGGCGAGGCGGAGGCGTTCGCCGCCGCCGGCGTGTCCCGGATGACGGTGGCGTACCCGCTGGTCGGCACGGACAAGGCGCAGCGTGCGGTACAGCTGGCCCGCCGGTGCGAGCTGACCGTCGGTACCGACAGCGTGGCCGGTGCGCGTACCCTCAGTGACGCCTTCGTGGCCGCCGGCCGGCTGTTGGACGTGTTGCTGATGGTCGACAGCGGCTTCGGTCGCTGCGGGGTGGCTCCGGCCGACGCGGCACGCGTGGCCTGGGACGTCGCCGAACTTCCCGGCGTACGACTGACCGGGGTGATGACCTTCGAAGGGTCGGTGTACGGGGCGGTCGACCGGGCCGACCTCGTCGCCCGGTCCCGCGCGGCGGCCGCCACCACGCTGGCGGCGGCCGAGGCGATCCGGGCCGCCGGGCTGAGCCTGTCGACGGTCTCGCTCGGTTCGTCCGCGGCGGCCCGTACCGTCGTCGCGGAGCCGGGGGTGACCGAGGTCCGGCCCGGTGTCTACGCCTTCAACGATCTCGGGCAGATCGCGCTCGGCAACGCCACGGTCGCCACCTGCGCGGTGCGGGTGCTGGCCACCGTGGTCAGCCATCCCGCGCCTGACCGGGCCTGCATCGACGCGGGGTCGAAGTCGCTGGGCCTCGACGGGCTGCCGGCGACGGGGCGGGCCGCCGACTACCCGGGGTACGGGCTGCTGGCCGACCTGCCGGGCTGGCGCATCGTGCGACTGTCCGAGGAGCACGGTTGGCTGCGGTGGGCCGGGTCGGGCGAGCCGGTCCCACTGGCGGTCGGTCAGCGGGTGCAGGTCGTCCCTAACCATGTCTGCATGGTCTTCGCCGGGTTGGGCGAGGTGACGGCGCTGCGTGGCGGCGAGGTGGCGGCCGTCTGGCCGACGATCGGGCCGGGGGCGTCGCGGTGA
- a CDS encoding SUMF1/EgtB/PvdO family nonheme iron enzyme: protein MDDPVAATLVRVPAGRVALSDRRTRSQWTVEVADFHLGEAAVTEGQYRAVVGTGPVGTVGGGGSSDADSRLPMVEVSWWDAVRFCNALSERAGLPPTYRVDVAAGRIEWDTGAAGYRLPTEAEWEYACRAGTSGPRYGPIDEIAWYRDNSGDRRRPVGGRRPNPWGLYDMIGNVWDWCWDHYDPQVYGDYRVLRGGGWADPHWSCRASVRRRSHPAYAIDDVGFRVARAA, encoded by the coding sequence ATGGACGATCCCGTGGCGGCCACCCTGGTGCGGGTCCCGGCCGGCCGGGTCGCCCTGTCGGACCGTCGCACCCGGTCCCAATGGACCGTCGAGGTCGCCGACTTTCACCTCGGCGAGGCAGCGGTGACCGAAGGCCAGTACCGCGCCGTCGTCGGCACCGGTCCGGTCGGCACCGTCGGTGGCGGCGGGTCGAGCGACGCCGACAGCCGGTTGCCGATGGTCGAGGTCTCCTGGTGGGACGCGGTGCGGTTCTGCAACGCGCTGTCGGAGCGCGCCGGCCTGCCGCCGACCTACCGGGTCGACGTCGCCGCCGGGCGGATCGAGTGGGACACCGGTGCCGCCGGCTACCGGCTGCCGACCGAGGCCGAGTGGGAGTACGCCTGCCGGGCCGGCACCAGCGGCCCCCGGTACGGGCCGATCGACGAGATCGCCTGGTACCGGGACAACTCCGGGGACCGTCGCCGTCCGGTCGGTGGTCGGCGGCCCAACCCGTGGGGTCTGTACGACATGATCGGCAACGTCTGGGACTGGTGCTGGGACCACTACGACCCTCAGGTGTACGGCGACTACCGGGTGCTGCGCGGTGGCGGCTGGGCCGACCCACACTGGAGTTGCCGGGCCTCGGTCCGCCGGCGCAGCCACCCCGCGTACGCCATCGACGACGTCGGCTTCCGGGTGGCCCGCGCGGCGTGA
- a CDS encoding nucleoside-diphosphate sugar epimerase/dehydratase, whose product MEPSTRLTDDATARRPRDRAVAPLWLADLAAWSIGLVVAVWTRYEFAIAGIHLNGLVLAILAAVVLHTAASHLSYLYRDRYPLGSFDEVWAVSRCVLATIGVLLLADLAAPQRPVPASAPLVGGCLALTQMLGVRYLRRLRHERRRRPVGRHTQRVLLFGAGAAGASLLRAMLDEPGGRYLPVGLLDDDPAKRQLWLHGVPVLGGRHDIPAVAARTGATTVVSAVANADAALIREIRQLAHRAGARFKVVPSVSELLENAPAVTDLRDPDLRDLLGRHQIETDLDTIAGYLTGKRVLVTGAGGSIGSELCRQIMRFQPGELMMLDRDESALHAVQLSLRGRALLDSPDLILADLRDSDTVRQIMRSRRPEVVFHAAALKHLTLLERHPGEAVKTNVWGTQTLLEACRSVERFVNISTDKAADPTSVLGYSKRITERLTAFAAGANEGTFLSVRFGNVLGSRGSVLHAFMAQAAAGKPITVTDPEVTRYFMTIQEAVQLVIQAAAIGRGGEALVLDMGEPVRIADVARTIAEQYDNPVKIIYTGLRPGEKLHEDLLGAGEQDTRPLHPLISQVAVPALDPVHVHLLDPYGRSDDLVDDLAALCAPAPVPTGAGRSVHRAGTGAGPAGGPAIDADPGASVSTNSGVGAAG is encoded by the coding sequence ATGGAGCCATCGACCCGACTCACCGACGACGCCACGGCCCGGCGCCCTCGCGACCGCGCCGTCGCGCCACTATGGCTGGCCGACCTCGCCGCCTGGAGCATCGGGCTGGTCGTCGCCGTCTGGACCCGCTACGAGTTCGCCATCGCCGGTATCCACCTCAACGGACTCGTGCTGGCGATCCTCGCGGCGGTCGTGCTGCACACCGCCGCCTCGCACCTGAGCTACCTCTACCGCGACCGCTACCCGCTGGGCAGCTTCGACGAGGTCTGGGCCGTGTCGCGCTGCGTGCTGGCCACCATCGGGGTGCTGCTCCTGGCCGACCTGGCGGCACCGCAACGGCCGGTACCGGCCAGCGCGCCGCTGGTCGGCGGCTGCCTGGCCCTGACCCAGATGCTGGGCGTGCGGTACCTGCGGCGGCTGCGCCACGAACGCCGCCGGCGGCCCGTCGGGCGGCACACCCAGCGGGTGCTGCTGTTCGGTGCCGGTGCCGCCGGCGCCTCGCTGCTGCGGGCGATGCTCGACGAGCCGGGTGGGCGGTACCTGCCGGTCGGGCTGCTCGACGACGACCCGGCCAAACGGCAGCTGTGGCTGCACGGCGTACCGGTGCTCGGCGGCCGGCACGACATCCCGGCGGTCGCCGCCCGTACCGGTGCCACCACTGTCGTCTCCGCGGTCGCCAACGCCGACGCCGCTCTCATCCGCGAGATCCGCCAGCTCGCCCACCGGGCCGGTGCGCGGTTCAAGGTGGTCCCGTCGGTCAGCGAACTGCTGGAGAACGCGCCCGCCGTCACCGACCTACGCGATCCCGACCTGCGTGACCTGCTCGGCCGGCACCAGATCGAGACCGACCTGGACACCATCGCCGGCTACCTGACCGGCAAACGGGTGCTGGTCACCGGGGCCGGTGGGTCCATCGGTTCCGAGCTGTGCCGGCAGATCATGCGGTTCCAGCCGGGCGAGCTGATGATGCTCGACCGCGACGAGTCCGCCTTGCACGCCGTACAGCTGTCGCTGCGCGGCCGGGCCCTGCTGGACAGCCCCGACCTGATCCTGGCCGACCTGCGCGACAGCGACACCGTCCGGCAGATCATGCGGAGCCGGCGCCCGGAGGTGGTCTTCCACGCCGCCGCGCTCAAACACCTCACCCTGTTGGAGCGTCATCCGGGCGAAGCGGTGAAGACCAACGTCTGGGGCACCCAGACGTTGCTGGAGGCGTGCCGTTCGGTGGAGCGGTTCGTCAACATCTCCACCGACAAGGCCGCCGACCCGACCAGTGTCCTCGGCTACTCCAAGCGGATCACCGAACGGCTGACCGCGTTCGCCGCCGGCGCCAACGAGGGGACCTTCCTCAGCGTCAGGTTCGGCAACGTGCTCGGTAGCCGAGGGTCGGTCCTGCACGCCTTCATGGCCCAGGCCGCCGCCGGCAAGCCGATCACGGTCACCGACCCCGAGGTCACCCGGTACTTCATGACCATCCAGGAGGCCGTGCAACTGGTCATCCAGGCAGCGGCGATCGGCCGGGGCGGTGAGGCCCTGGTGCTGGACATGGGCGAGCCGGTCCGCATCGCCGACGTCGCCCGGACCATCGCCGAGCAGTACGACAACCCGGTGAAGATCATTTACACCGGACTGCGCCCCGGCGAGAAGCTGCACGAGGACCTGCTCGGTGCCGGCGAGCAGGACACCCGACCTCTGCACCCGCTGATCTCCCAGGTGGCCGTGCCCGCCCTCGACCCGGTCCACGTGCACCTGCTCGACCCGTACGGGCGCAGCGACGACCTGGTCGACGACCTCGCGGCGCTCTGCGCACCCGCGCCGGTGCCCACCGGCGCGGGTCGGTCCGTCCACCGGGCCGGCACCGGCGCCGGACCGGCCGGTGGACCGGCCATCGACGCGGACCCGGGCGCGTCGGTGAGCACGAACAGCGGGGTCGGTGCCGCCGGGTAG